The genome window CCGGCTAAACTTTTTTGATCACCAACAGGCCATTACGGGCTCCCGGCACCGCTCCTCTGACAATCAACAGATTACTTTCCGGACGGACATCGACCACTTCCAGGTTTTTGACCGTTACCCGGGCATTGCCCAGGTGGCCGGGCAATTTTTTGCCCTTGATGACCCGGGAGGGGTAGGCACTGGCGCCGATTGAGCCTGGGGCCCGGTGCGACATGGAGCCATGGGTCTCAGGTCCCCGCTTGAATCCCCAGCGCTTGATGACCCCGGCGAAGCCCTTGCCTTTACTGATGCCGGTGATGGTTACCTTGTCACCAATGGCAAACTGGCTGACGTCCAGTTCCTGACCGACTTCGATGTCTTCGGTGGAGTCCAGGCGAAATTCCCGCAAGAATCGGAAAGCGCTTTTAATACCGTGTTTTGCAAAGTGCCCCTGTAAAGGTTTGGTCTGTTTTTCCAGGCGACGCCGTTCAAACCCCAATTGCAGCGCCTCATAGCCCTCCCGCTTGGAGGTCTTTTTCTGAACCACAAAACAGGGTCCGGCCTCAATAACAGTTACCGGCAAGGCTGTTCCCGCCGCATTAAACAGCTGGGTCATGCCCAGTTTTTTCCCCAATATACCGCCTAAAATACTCATTCTCGATCCTCGGACGCCAAGGTTTGAAATACCCCAGGTCTTTTCTGAAGTCGCCTCATAACCTGATCTCCACATCCACCCCAGCGGCCAGATCCAGTTTCATCAAGGCATCCACGGTCTGCTGCGTCGGCTCCAGGATATCCAACATCCGCTTATGGGTCCGGATCTCGAATTGTTCCCGCGATTTCTTATCAACATGGGGCGAGCGCAAAACGCAGAATTTGTTGATCTCCGTGGGCAACGGGATCGGTCCGGCCACCTGCGCCCCGGTCCGGCGGGCCGCATCAACA of Deltaproteobacteria bacterium contains these proteins:
- the rplC gene encoding 50S ribosomal protein L3, with amino-acid sequence MLGGILGKKLGMTQLFNAAGTALPVTVIEAGPCFVVQKKTSKREGYEALQLGFERRRLEKQTKPLQGHFAKHGIKSAFRFLREFRLDSTEDIEVGQELDVSQFAIGDKVTITGISKGKGFAGVIKRWGFKRGPETHGSMSHRAPGSIGASAYPSRVIKGKKLPGHLGNARVTVKNLEVVDVRPESNLLIVRGAVPGARNGLLVIKKV
- the rpsJ gene encoding 30S ribosomal protein S10, whose protein sequence is MITHKIRIRLKSYDHKLLDQSVGEIVDAARRTGAQVAGPIPLPTEINKFCVLRSPHVDKKSREQFEIRTHKRMLDILEPTQQTVDALMKLDLAAGVDVEIRL